Proteins co-encoded in one Kutzneria chonburiensis genomic window:
- a CDS encoding TetR/AcrR family transcriptional regulator, which yields MTETEQPIRRGRGRRPAAEVREQVLAAAGELLLTEGMAGFTIEKVAAKAGASRMTIYKWWPSRGALALDGYASRVRTVLEFPDTGDIEADLTAQVLAFTHLLTETGAGKVIAELIGASQTDPELASAFRERYSAPRRELAVTAMNKAIERGQLRDDIDPRVVVDQLWGACYHRLLIPDEPITDEFAKALVHNVMLGIKR from the coding sequence ATGACCGAGACCGAGCAGCCGATCCGCCGGGGCCGCGGCCGGCGGCCCGCCGCCGAGGTGCGCGAGCAGGTGCTGGCCGCCGCGGGCGAGCTGCTGCTGACCGAGGGCATGGCCGGCTTCACCATCGAGAAGGTGGCGGCCAAGGCCGGGGCCAGCCGGATGACCATCTACAAGTGGTGGCCGTCCCGAGGGGCGCTCGCATTGGACGGTTACGCCAGCCGTGTCCGCACCGTGCTGGAGTTCCCGGACACCGGTGACATCGAGGCCGACCTCACCGCGCAGGTGCTCGCGTTCACCCACCTGCTCACGGAAACCGGTGCGGGCAAGGTGATCGCCGAGCTCATCGGCGCCTCGCAGACCGATCCCGAGCTTGCCTCGGCTTTTCGGGAACGCTATTCCGCGCCACGGCGCGAGTTGGCCGTGACGGCGATGAACAAGGCGATCGAACGCGGCCAGCTCCGCGATGACATCGACCCTCGGGTGGTCGTCGACCAGCTCTGGGGGGCGTGCTACCACCGGCTGCTCATCCCGGACGAGCCCATCACGGACGAGTTCGCGAAAGCCCTGGTGCACAACGTGATGCTGGGGATCAAGCGGTAA
- a CDS encoding coagulation factor 5/8 type domain-containing protein, translating to MALASTAVAAEAAAPPPATHKPGDPDLGPNVYVFDGSIPTAQIQSTVDAVYAQQQHAEFGSGRYALLFKPGGYGIDVKLGYYTHVAGLGLQPSAAGITGSCQVLGEAHGNNTLINFWRGAENLNIVPRSGQDIWAVSQATFYRRIYLLGDLKLSDGSWSSGGFIADCRLTGQINSGTQQQWVTRNSSLGSWVGSNWNIVFVGTANAPATTFPVPPVTSVPKSPVIREKPFLYVDSSGAWQVFVPDVRHDAQATSWEAQKPAGTSIPIADFLIVKDGVSVADMNAALAQGNHLLITPGIYHLPESLKVTKPNTVILGLGYATLIPDNGAIAIDVADVDGVHLAGLLIEAGVTESEALIRIGAAGSRRDHSRNPSTMHDVFCRIGGTLPGKTKQSVVVNSHNVIIDNTWLWRADHGSGVGWTSNTVGEGLVVNGDDVVAYGLFVEHHQKTQVQWNGEGGKTFFFQNEMPYDPPNQAGWMDGPHRGFPAYAVGDHVRRHEAWGLGSYCIFAIDRTIVADRAIAAPHTPGVRFHSMITFSLGGGQGTIAHIVNNAGGPSDSTTNLGMLAQYP from the coding sequence ATGGCCCTGGCCTCCACGGCGGTGGCCGCGGAAGCCGCGGCTCCCCCGCCGGCCACCCACAAACCGGGTGATCCGGACCTCGGCCCCAACGTCTACGTGTTCGACGGCTCCATCCCGACCGCGCAGATCCAGTCCACGGTCGACGCGGTGTACGCCCAGCAGCAGCACGCCGAGTTCGGCTCCGGCCGGTATGCACTGCTGTTCAAGCCCGGCGGCTACGGCATCGACGTCAAACTGGGCTACTACACGCATGTCGCCGGCCTCGGGCTCCAGCCGTCGGCGGCCGGCATCACCGGCTCCTGCCAGGTGCTCGGCGAGGCGCACGGCAACAACACGCTGATCAACTTCTGGCGCGGCGCGGAGAACCTGAACATCGTCCCGCGCAGCGGCCAGGACATCTGGGCAGTCTCGCAGGCCACCTTCTACCGGCGGATCTACCTGCTCGGCGACCTGAAGCTGTCGGACGGCAGCTGGTCGAGCGGCGGCTTCATCGCCGACTGCCGGCTCACCGGGCAGATCAACTCCGGCACCCAGCAGCAGTGGGTCACCCGCAACTCGTCGCTGGGCAGCTGGGTCGGCTCCAACTGGAACATCGTCTTCGTCGGCACGGCCAACGCGCCGGCCACCACGTTCCCCGTTCCCCCGGTCACGTCCGTGCCGAAATCGCCGGTGATCAGGGAAAAGCCGTTCCTGTACGTCGACAGCTCGGGCGCCTGGCAGGTCTTCGTGCCGGACGTCCGGCACGACGCGCAGGCCACCAGCTGGGAGGCGCAGAAGCCGGCGGGCACGTCCATCCCGATCGCCGACTTCCTGATCGTCAAGGACGGCGTGAGCGTCGCCGACATGAACGCCGCGCTGGCGCAGGGCAACCACCTGCTGATCACGCCGGGCATCTACCACCTGCCGGAGTCGCTCAAGGTCACCAAGCCGAACACGGTCATCCTCGGCCTCGGCTACGCCACCCTGATCCCGGACAACGGCGCGATCGCCATCGACGTGGCCGACGTGGACGGCGTGCACCTGGCCGGGCTGCTGATCGAGGCCGGCGTCACCGAGTCCGAGGCGCTCATCCGCATCGGCGCGGCCGGCTCGCGCCGGGACCACAGCCGCAACCCGAGCACCATGCACGACGTGTTCTGCCGTATCGGCGGCACGCTGCCCGGCAAGACCAAGCAGTCGGTGGTGGTCAACAGCCACAACGTGATCATCGACAACACCTGGCTGTGGCGCGCCGACCACGGCAGCGGAGTCGGCTGGACCAGCAACACCGTCGGCGAGGGCCTGGTCGTCAACGGCGATGACGTGGTGGCCTACGGGCTGTTCGTCGAGCACCACCAGAAGACCCAGGTGCAGTGGAACGGAGAGGGCGGCAAGACCTTCTTCTTCCAGAACGAGATGCCGTACGACCCGCCCAACCAGGCCGGTTGGATGGACGGGCCGCACCGCGGCTTCCCGGCGTACGCGGTCGGCGACCACGTGCGCCGGCACGAAGCGTGGGGGCTGGGCAGCTACTGCATCTTCGCCATCGACCGGACGATCGTCGCCGACCGAGCCATCGCCGCCCCGCACACGCCGGGCGTGCGCTTCCACAGCATGATCACGTTCTCGCTGGGCGGCGGGCAGGGCACCATCGCCCACATCGTGAACAACGCCGGCGGGCCGTCGGACTCGACGACCAACCTTGGCATGCTGGCGCAATATCCCTAG
- a CDS encoding VOC family protein, whose amino-acid sequence MMPHIGLVAVLVHDYDEAIAFYTDALGFELREDTEQGAGRRWVVVAPPGSTETAVLLARADKPAQQDRVGDQTGGRVGLLLNTDDFARDHARMTAAGVEFEEEPRHEPYGSVAVFKDLYGNRWDLIQPA is encoded by the coding sequence ATCATGCCGCACATCGGATTGGTCGCCGTGCTCGTGCACGACTACGACGAGGCGATCGCCTTCTACACCGACGCCCTCGGCTTCGAGCTGCGCGAGGACACCGAACAGGGCGCCGGCCGGCGCTGGGTCGTCGTCGCCCCGCCCGGCTCGACCGAGACCGCCGTCCTGCTGGCCCGCGCCGACAAGCCGGCGCAGCAGGACCGGGTCGGCGACCAGACCGGCGGCCGCGTCGGCCTCCTGCTCAACACCGACGACTTCGCCCGTGACCACGCACGGATGACCGCCGCCGGTGTCGAGTTCGAGGAAGAGCCGCGACACGAGCCGTACGGCTCGGTCGCGGTCTTCAAGGACCTCTACGGCAACCGCTGGGACCTCATCCAGCCTGCCTAG
- a CDS encoding LLM class flavin-dependent oxidoreductase, with amino-acid sequence MTRGTGPRLAVALDGAGWHPAAWRTEEARPAEVFGAAYWLDLVREAEAATLDFVTFRDSLALPADGVRGRLDAVLVAARVAPLTSGIGLVPEIVVTHTEPFHLSKAIATLDYVSTGRGGVQVSVSGSADEYRNFGRRSFGADVEGEAADYVEVLRRLWDSWEDDAEIRDVATGRFVDREKLHYIDFEGRFFSVRGPSITPRPPQGQPLVTASSGVADSSVDVVYVTPQSRGEIGPLVEAQHGRQVFADLVVFLDSSSARAAERRAELDSLALLESDALVFAGTAEELAELLLAWHVAGLDGFRLRPAVLPHDLRGITRGLVPELRARGAFRTSYEATTLRGLLGLDRPANRYVA; translated from the coding sequence ATGACACGTGGAACTGGTCCGCGACTGGCAGTGGCGCTGGACGGCGCGGGATGGCATCCGGCCGCGTGGCGCACCGAGGAGGCGCGCCCGGCCGAGGTGTTCGGGGCCGCCTACTGGCTGGACCTGGTGCGGGAGGCCGAGGCCGCCACGCTCGACTTCGTCACCTTCCGTGACTCGCTGGCGCTGCCGGCGGACGGCGTGCGAGGCCGGCTGGACGCGGTGCTGGTCGCGGCCCGGGTCGCGCCGCTGACCTCGGGCATCGGGCTGGTGCCGGAGATCGTCGTGACGCACACCGAGCCGTTCCACCTGTCGAAGGCCATCGCCACGCTGGACTACGTGAGCACCGGTCGAGGCGGTGTGCAGGTATCGGTGTCCGGTTCGGCCGATGAGTACCGGAACTTCGGGCGTCGGTCGTTCGGGGCCGATGTCGAGGGCGAGGCTGCGGACTACGTCGAGGTGCTGCGGCGGCTGTGGGACAGCTGGGAGGACGACGCCGAGATCCGTGACGTCGCCACCGGCCGGTTCGTCGACCGGGAGAAGCTGCATTACATCGACTTCGAGGGTCGGTTCTTCTCGGTGCGTGGGCCGTCGATCACGCCGCGGCCGCCGCAGGGGCAGCCGTTGGTGACCGCTTCTTCTGGCGTTGCTGATTCCTCGGTCGACGTGGTGTATGTGACGCCGCAGTCGCGAGGTGAGATCGGGCCGTTGGTCGAGGCGCAGCACGGTCGGCAGGTGTTCGCCGACCTGGTCGTGTTCCTGGATTCTTCGTCAGCGCGGGCCGCTGAGCGGCGGGCTGAGCTGGATTCGTTGGCGTTGCTGGAAAGCGACGCTTTGGTGTTCGCCGGGACTGCTGAAGAGCTGGCGGAGCTGCTGCTGGCCTGGCATGTCGCCGGGCTGGACGGGTTCCGGCTGCGGCCGGCGGTGCTGCCCCACGATCTGCGCGGCATCACCCGGGGTCTGGTGCCGGAGCTGCGGGCTCGCGGCGCGTTCCGCACGTCGTACGAGGCCACCACCCTGCGTGGGCTGCTGGGACTGGACCGGCCCGCCAACCGCTACGTCGCCTGA
- a CDS encoding NtaA/DmoA family FMN-dependent monooxygenase (This protein belongs to a clade of FMN-dependent monooxygenases, within a broader family of flavin-dependent oxidoreductases, the luciferase-like monooxygenase (LMM) family, some of whose members use coenzyme F420 rather than FMN.): MTKPLKQIHLAAHFPGVNNTTVWSDPEAGSHIEFSSFVKLAQTAERAKFDFFFLAEGLRLREQGGLIYDLDVVGRPDTFTVLAALAGVTSRLGLAGTINSTFNEPFEVARQFASLDHLSDGRAAWNVVTSWDAFTGENFRRGGFLPQDQRYSRAETFMRTAWELFDSWRADDVLADKASGEFLRRVDAGAFAHHDGHFDIAGQFPVPRSPQGRPVIIQAGDSDEGREFAAATADAIFTRHGTLEAGQAFYSDVKGRLAKYGREGHQLIVLPAATFVLGDTDADAHERAAVVRRQQVSGATAIRSLEQLWNADLSGFDPDGPLPAFDPVVGENTISRGRASDRMHRDPVATARKWRELAEAKSLSIRELIIEVTGRQNFIGSAETVAGRINELVQADASDGFILVPHVTPGGLDEFADKVVPLLQERGVFRSEYGGATLRDHLGLDVAV, translated from the coding sequence ATGACCAAGCCACTGAAGCAGATCCATCTTGCCGCGCACTTCCCGGGCGTGAACAACACGACCGTGTGGAGCGATCCGGAGGCCGGCAGCCACATCGAGTTCAGCTCGTTCGTCAAGCTGGCGCAGACGGCCGAGCGGGCCAAGTTCGACTTCTTCTTCCTGGCGGAAGGCCTGCGGCTGCGGGAGCAGGGCGGGTTGATCTACGACCTGGACGTGGTGGGGCGGCCGGACACGTTCACCGTGCTGGCGGCGCTGGCTGGGGTGACGTCTCGGCTCGGGTTGGCCGGGACGATCAACTCGACGTTCAACGAGCCGTTCGAGGTGGCTCGGCAGTTTGCGTCGCTGGACCATCTGTCTGATGGACGGGCGGCGTGGAATGTCGTGACGTCGTGGGATGCCTTCACTGGTGAGAACTTCCGGCGTGGCGGGTTCCTGCCGCAGGATCAGCGGTACTCGCGGGCGGAGACGTTCATGCGGACGGCGTGGGAGCTGTTCGACTCGTGGCGGGCTGACGATGTGCTGGCGGACAAGGCTTCTGGGGAGTTTCTGCGCCGGGTTGACGCTGGTGCGTTTGCGCACCATGACGGGCATTTCGACATCGCCGGGCAGTTTCCGGTGCCACGGAGCCCGCAGGGACGGCCGGTGATCATTCAGGCGGGTGACTCCGACGAGGGGCGGGAGTTCGCGGCGGCTACCGCGGACGCGATCTTCACGCGGCATGGGACGTTGGAGGCTGGGCAGGCGTTCTACTCGGATGTGAAGGGGCGGTTGGCGAAGTACGGGCGTGAGGGTCATCAGCTGATCGTGTTGCCGGCGGCGACGTTTGTGCTTGGGGATACGGATGCTGACGCTCATGAGCGGGCTGCGGTGGTACGGCGTCAGCAGGTGAGCGGGGCTACGGCGATCAGGTCGTTGGAGCAGCTGTGGAACGCGGACCTGAGTGGGTTCGATCCGGACGGGCCGTTGCCGGCGTTCGATCCGGTGGTCGGCGAGAACACGATCTCCAGGGGGCGGGCGAGTGATCGCATGCACCGGGATCCGGTGGCTACGGCACGGAAGTGGCGTGAGCTGGCGGAGGCGAAGAGTCTCTCGATCCGGGAGCTGATCATCGAGGTGACCGGGCGGCAGAACTTCATCGGGTCGGCGGAGACTGTTGCGGGTCGGATCAATGAGCTTGTGCAGGCTGATGCGAGTGACGGGTTCATCCTTGTGCCGCATGTGACGCCTGGGGGGCTGGACGAGTTTGCTGACAAGGTGGTGCCGTTGCTGCAGGAGCGCGGGGTTTTTCGGAGTGAATATGGTGGGGCTACGTTGCGTGATCATTTGGGGTTGGATGTAGCGGTGTAG
- a CDS encoding HNH endonuclease signature motif containing protein: MAGGKKSLSAWRDSPVRDSRSILCSSILRSMELTRDIENREPAGAMFDLVVGVDPASLTQEELVNFVGVARKVRAVCEWAEHEALNHIDDLTELAMATKVSEPALARSQEIAAGLETHPALAERFRRGEIDLARFAAVWERTRHLSDPAQVAEVDQALAEEAAGMTRTQVCRKATALVAKADPDGYEQRCHKAKDDRQVGISALPDGMAKLTWILPAAEAHQLFQQICADAKSLPKDERTTDQKRSDVLWDRLRGEHTNWNVRTFVTISMETLLGLTNDPGQLAGYGPIAAEAARELAMHGPFRGLLLDEYQQISAISTDTYRPTALMKETSVARAGGTCTAPGCTLPIQEHDHITPWPTGRTQATNLQGLCTWHHHRKHDNYTVTQDSDGTTHWITPAGRHHITRPMRH, encoded by the coding sequence GTGGCGGGAGGAAAGAAAAGCCTTTCTGCCTGGCGGGATTCACCCGTTAGGGATTCGCGTTCGATCTTGTGTTCGAGTATTCTCAGAAGTATGGAACTCACCCGCGACATCGAGAACAGGGAACCCGCTGGGGCCATGTTCGATCTGGTGGTGGGTGTGGATCCGGCGAGCCTGACACAAGAAGAGTTGGTCAATTTCGTGGGGGTGGCCCGGAAGGTGCGGGCCGTGTGTGAATGGGCCGAACATGAGGCCCTCAACCACATCGACGACCTCACCGAATTGGCGATGGCCACGAAGGTCTCGGAACCGGCGCTGGCCCGGTCGCAAGAGATCGCCGCCGGCCTGGAGACCCATCCCGCGCTGGCGGAGCGGTTCCGCCGGGGAGAGATCGACCTCGCCCGGTTCGCCGCAGTCTGGGAACGCACCCGCCACCTGTCGGACCCTGCCCAGGTCGCCGAAGTCGACCAGGCCCTGGCCGAGGAGGCCGCCGGTATGACTCGGACGCAGGTGTGTCGCAAGGCCACCGCGCTGGTCGCGAAGGCTGACCCGGATGGCTATGAGCAGCGCTGTCACAAGGCCAAAGACGACCGGCAGGTCGGGATCTCTGCCTTGCCCGACGGCATGGCCAAACTGACCTGGATCCTCCCGGCCGCTGAGGCCCACCAGCTGTTCCAACAGATCTGCGCCGACGCCAAGTCACTCCCGAAGGACGAGCGCACCACCGACCAGAAACGCTCCGATGTGCTCTGGGACCGCTTGCGGGGCGAGCACACCAACTGGAACGTCCGCACCTTCGTCACCATCTCCATGGAGACCCTGCTCGGCCTCACCAACGACCCCGGCCAGCTCGCTGGTTATGGTCCGATCGCGGCCGAGGCGGCCCGGGAGTTGGCCATGCACGGCCCCTTCCGGGGACTCCTCCTCGACGAGTACCAGCAGATCAGCGCCATCAGCACCGACACCTACCGGCCCACGGCGCTGATGAAAGAGACGTCCGTTGCTCGGGCCGGCGGCACCTGCACCGCACCCGGCTGCACCCTGCCCATCCAGGAACACGACCACATCACCCCCTGGCCCACAGGCCGCACCCAAGCGACCAACCTCCAGGGGCTCTGCACCTGGCACCACCACCGCAAACACGACAACTACACAGTGACCCAGGATTCAGACGGCACCACTCACTGGATCACCCCGGCCGGCCGCCATCACATCACCCGCCCCATGCGCCACTAA
- a CDS encoding TetR/AcrR family transcriptional regulator — MSRRDELLALAARMFAERGFLATTVRDIADAAGILSGSLYHHFDSKESMVDEILRSFLDELFGRYRDILAAGEAPREALEAVVVASFECIDRSHDAVAIYQREAAYLSNFDRFGYLTERNTEFRKLWVGLLEEGIRVGAFRDDLDVELVYRFIRDTVWVAVHWYHPGGALTADAVARQYLSIVLDGIAQGRADGPGVPG; from the coding sequence ATGAGCCGTCGAGATGAGCTGCTCGCGCTGGCCGCGAGGATGTTCGCCGAGCGCGGCTTCCTCGCGACCACCGTGCGGGACATCGCCGACGCCGCCGGCATCCTGTCCGGCAGCCTCTACCACCACTTCGACTCCAAGGAGTCGATGGTCGACGAGATACTGCGAAGCTTCCTGGACGAGCTGTTCGGGCGCTACCGGGACATCCTGGCGGCCGGCGAGGCCCCGCGCGAGGCGTTGGAAGCCGTGGTCGTCGCGTCGTTCGAGTGCATCGACCGCAGCCACGACGCCGTGGCGATCTACCAGCGGGAGGCCGCGTACCTGTCGAACTTCGACCGGTTCGGCTACCTGACCGAGCGCAACACCGAGTTCCGCAAGCTGTGGGTCGGGCTGCTGGAGGAAGGCATCCGGGTCGGCGCCTTCCGTGACGACCTCGACGTGGAACTGGTCTACCGCTTCATCCGCGACACGGTGTGGGTGGCCGTGCACTGGTACCACCCGGGCGGCGCGCTGACCGCGGACGCCGTGGCCCGGCAGTACCTGTCCATCGTGCTGGACGGCATAGCGCAAGGGAGGGCCGATGGCCCAGGCGTACCTGGTTGA
- a CDS encoding SDR family oxidoreductase, translating to MIDYVPGHNLLADKAVVVTAAAGTGIGSAVAQRCLEEGARVLISDWHERRLAETLEKLAADHGGRVAAAVCDVTDEAQVQALIDTAVSTFGRLDVMINNAGLGGTRSVLDMTDDEWSRVLDVTLNGTFRCTRAALKVMVDQGGGAIVNNASVIGWRSQAGQAHYAAAKAGVMALTRCSAADVAAHGIRVNAVAPSLAMHPFLAKVTSEELLTELTGREAFGRAAEPWEVANAMVFLASDYASYLTGEVLSVSSQHP from the coding sequence ATGATCGACTACGTGCCCGGCCACAACTTGTTGGCGGACAAGGCGGTTGTCGTCACGGCGGCGGCCGGCACCGGCATCGGGTCGGCGGTCGCGCAGCGGTGTCTCGAAGAGGGCGCCAGAGTCCTGATCAGCGACTGGCACGAGCGCCGGCTCGCCGAGACGCTGGAGAAGCTCGCCGCCGACCACGGCGGCCGCGTCGCCGCGGCAGTATGCGACGTCACGGATGAAGCCCAGGTCCAGGCGCTGATCGACACCGCCGTGAGCACCTTCGGCCGACTCGACGTGATGATCAACAACGCTGGGTTGGGCGGCACCAGGTCCGTGCTGGACATGACCGATGACGAGTGGTCGCGGGTGCTCGACGTGACCCTCAACGGCACGTTCCGATGCACCCGGGCGGCGTTGAAAGTCATGGTCGACCAGGGCGGCGGCGCGATCGTCAACAACGCCTCGGTGATCGGCTGGCGGTCGCAGGCCGGGCAGGCCCACTATGCCGCGGCGAAAGCCGGCGTGATGGCCCTGACCCGCTGCTCCGCCGCCGACGTCGCCGCGCATGGCATCCGGGTCAACGCCGTCGCCCCCAGCCTGGCGATGCATCCGTTCCTGGCCAAGGTGACCAGCGAGGAGCTGCTCACTGAGCTGACCGGACGCGAGGCGTTCGGCAGGGCGGCCGAGCCGTGGGAGGTCGCCAATGCCATGGTGTTCCTCGCCAGCGACTACGCCTCGTACCTGACCGGCGAGGTGCTGTCGGTCAGCAGCCAGCACCCCTAG
- a CDS encoding acyl-CoA dehydrogenase family protein, translating to MAVTRSEIRRWLAEHLVGRFAELKGLGGPGREHEAFAERLDWERHLAAHGWTCPSWPVEHGGRGLTFDEQVAFHEEYALADAPARVNHLGENLLGPTLIDLGTAAQKARFLPRIRAVQELWCQGYSEPGAGSDLAAVSTSARLVDDEWVITGQKVWTSLAHLADWCFVLARTTPGSVGHKGLSYLLVPMKQPGIEVRPIRQLTGTAEFNEVFFDGARTAADLVVGEPGGGWAVAMATLAYERGVSTLGQQVGFRRELEAVAALADPEDVVLQEKLARAAVELSVMRSHALRTRGSDPSVGKLLWAGWHRRLGELAMLARGASSMVVDGDFDQWQRLYLFSRADTIYGGSDEIQRNIIAERVLGLPREARG from the coding sequence ATGGCGGTGACCAGATCCGAGATCCGGCGGTGGCTCGCCGAGCATCTCGTCGGGCGATTCGCCGAGCTCAAGGGGCTCGGCGGGCCCGGCCGCGAGCACGAGGCGTTCGCCGAGCGGCTCGACTGGGAACGCCACCTGGCCGCGCACGGCTGGACCTGCCCGTCCTGGCCGGTCGAGCACGGTGGCCGCGGCCTGACCTTCGACGAGCAGGTCGCCTTCCACGAGGAGTACGCGCTGGCCGACGCGCCGGCCCGGGTCAACCACCTGGGCGAGAACCTGCTCGGCCCCACGCTGATCGACCTCGGCACGGCGGCGCAGAAAGCGCGGTTCCTACCTCGTATTCGGGCGGTCCAGGAGCTGTGGTGTCAGGGCTACTCCGAGCCGGGCGCCGGTTCTGATCTTGCTGCCGTCTCGACCTCGGCTCGGCTGGTCGACGACGAGTGGGTGATCACTGGGCAGAAGGTGTGGACCTCGCTGGCGCACCTGGCCGACTGGTGTTTCGTGCTGGCCCGGACGACACCGGGATCGGTGGGGCACAAGGGGTTGTCCTACCTGCTGGTGCCGATGAAGCAGCCGGGGATCGAGGTGCGGCCGATCCGGCAGCTCACCGGCACGGCCGAGTTCAACGAGGTCTTCTTCGACGGGGCGCGGACGGCTGCCGATCTTGTTGTTGGCGAGCCGGGCGGCGGCTGGGCGGTCGCGATGGCCACGTTGGCGTACGAGCGTGGCGTGTCGACTTTGGGGCAGCAGGTTGGTTTCCGGCGTGAGCTGGAGGCTGTGGCAGCGTTGGCTGATCCGGAAGACGTTGTGTTGCAGGAGAAGCTGGCCCGGGCTGCGGTTGAGCTGAGTGTCATGAGATCGCATGCGTTGCGTACCAGGGGATCTGACCCGTCGGTGGGCAAACTGCTGTGGGCGGGCTGGCATCGGCGGTTGGGTGAGCTGGCCATGCTGGCCCGGGGGGCTTCGTCGATGGTCGTTGACGGCGACTTCGATCAGTGGCAGCGGCTCTATCTGTTCAGCCGGGCCGACACCATCTACGGCGGCTCGGACGAGATCCAGCGCAACATCATCGCGGAGCGGGTGCTCGGCCTGCCCAGGGAGGCACGCGGATGA
- a CDS encoding FadD3 family acyl-CoA ligase, translating into MGPSTIPAAVDAAAERFGDTEAVVDGEVRLTYRDLRTRVRQVAAAFAAAGLKTGDRVAICAPNTWHWVVAALGASYAGGILVPLNTRFTAAEMQDVISRSDAAALVVATDFLGRNRLAELEELGGVPEFVLTIEDWAFTDEVDAAPVRADDISDILFTSGTTGRSKGAMSAHRQALAVAAAWADCGAVVTGDRYLVINPFFHSFGYKAGILVCLLTGATLVPQAVFDVARTIELVEQERITILPGPPTIYQTLLAQPGCDTLRLAVTGAAPVPVTLAERMQKRFGTVLTAYGLTEAVVATMCRPDDDAETVSHTSGRATADFEVKIADTGEILLRGPNVMIGYLDDAAATAEAIDADGWLHTGDVGVLDERGYLTITDRLKDMYVSGGFNVYPAEVEQALARLDGVTESAVIGIPDDRMGEVGKAFVVSTRLLSTEDVIEHCRVLLANFKVPRQVEFRAALPRNASGKVLKVVLRKESP; encoded by the coding sequence GTGGGTCCCAGCACCATCCCGGCGGCCGTCGACGCGGCCGCCGAGCGCTTCGGCGACACCGAGGCCGTTGTCGACGGCGAGGTGCGCCTCACCTACCGTGACCTGCGCACGCGCGTTCGGCAAGTGGCCGCCGCGTTCGCCGCCGCCGGCCTCAAGACCGGCGACCGGGTCGCGATCTGCGCCCCGAACACCTGGCACTGGGTCGTCGCCGCGCTCGGCGCGAGCTACGCCGGCGGCATCCTCGTGCCGCTCAACACCCGCTTCACCGCCGCCGAGATGCAGGACGTCATCTCCCGCAGCGACGCCGCCGCGCTGGTCGTGGCCACGGACTTCCTGGGCCGCAACCGGCTGGCCGAGTTGGAGGAGCTCGGCGGCGTGCCGGAATTCGTGCTGACGATCGAGGACTGGGCGTTCACCGACGAGGTCGACGCCGCCCCGGTGCGGGCCGACGACATCAGCGACATCCTGTTCACGTCCGGCACCACCGGGCGCAGCAAGGGCGCGATGAGCGCGCACCGGCAGGCGCTGGCCGTCGCCGCCGCGTGGGCCGACTGCGGCGCCGTCGTGACCGGCGACCGATACCTGGTGATCAACCCGTTCTTCCACAGTTTCGGTTACAAGGCCGGCATTCTGGTCTGTCTGCTGACCGGCGCGACGCTGGTGCCGCAGGCCGTGTTCGACGTCGCCCGCACGATCGAGCTGGTCGAGCAGGAGCGGATCACCATCCTGCCCGGGCCGCCGACGATCTACCAGACGCTCCTGGCCCAGCCCGGCTGTGACACCCTGCGGCTGGCCGTCACCGGGGCCGCGCCGGTGCCGGTCACGCTGGCCGAGCGGATGCAGAAGCGTTTCGGCACAGTACTTACGGCATATGGGCTGACCGAGGCTGTCGTGGCGACCATGTGCCGCCCCGACGACGACGCCGAGACCGTCTCCCACACGTCCGGTCGCGCCACCGCCGACTTCGAGGTCAAGATCGCCGACACCGGCGAGATCCTGTTGCGCGGCCCCAATGTGATGATCGGCTATCTCGATGACGCCGCCGCGACGGCGGAGGCCATCGACGCCGACGGCTGGCTGCACACCGGCGATGTCGGGGTCCTGGACGAACGCGGCTATCTGACGATCACCGACCGTCTCAAGGACATGTACGTCTCCGGCGGTTTCAACGTCTACCCGGCCGAGGTCGAGCAGGCGCTGGCCCGACTCGACGGCGTCACCGAGTCGGCGGTCATCGGGATTCCCGATGACCGCATGGGCGAGGTCGGCAAGGCGTTCGTGGTGTCGACACGCCTACTGTCCACCGAGGACGTGATCGAGCACTGCCGGGTCCTGCTGGCCAACTTCAAGGTGCCGAGACAGGTGGAGTTCCGGGCCGCCCTGCCCCGGAACGCGTCCGGCAAGGTGCTCAAAGTCGTGTTACGCAAGGAGTCCCCATGA